A portion of the Acidobacteriaceae bacterium genome contains these proteins:
- a CDS encoding alginate lyase family protein — protein MDRRHFCFALGSTAWLCSVGASASPRHATVDVASLDRKWVLAAANKYLLEEPRTVTAASSPRSTGGPHDFFSEGDYWWPDPRNPDGPYIRRDGFSNPDNFTGHRELLLRFSVQMPALTSAWLLTKDKRYAEKAAAHLRAWFVSPATRMNPNLQYAQAIRGVTPGRGIGIIDTLHLVEVARATQFLTNSGALSSADIASIHSWFADYLTWMSTSKNGQDERDQKNNHGSCWIAQYAAFSQLIADEQRLAWCRERFRSVLVPDQIAPDGRLPLELARTKPYSYALFDLDVLSTICQLCSTPTDNLWRFETPDGRGIAKAVAFMEPFIRDKSRWPFAKDVEFFDDLPNRQPALLFAGLALQKREYLRLWKTLNPQPTVPEIVRNFPIRQPLLWVNKPSPQSLSSRVK, from the coding sequence ATGGACCGCCGCCACTTCTGTTTCGCTCTCGGCTCTACCGCCTGGCTTTGCTCTGTAGGAGCATCGGCCTCTCCGCGCCACGCAACTGTTGACGTTGCCTCTCTCGATCGCAAATGGGTCCTCGCTGCAGCGAACAAATACCTTCTCGAAGAACCCCGCACCGTCACGGCAGCCTCGTCGCCACGCTCCACCGGTGGCCCGCATGACTTCTTCTCCGAAGGCGACTACTGGTGGCCCGATCCCAGGAATCCCGACGGCCCCTACATCCGCCGCGACGGCTTCTCAAACCCGGACAACTTCACAGGCCACCGCGAACTCCTGCTCCGCTTCAGTGTGCAGATGCCCGCTCTCACCTCCGCCTGGCTGCTGACGAAGGACAAGCGCTACGCCGAAAAAGCAGCCGCACATCTTCGTGCATGGTTTGTTTCTCCCGCCACGCGCATGAACCCGAACCTGCAGTACGCCCAGGCGATTCGCGGCGTAACCCCCGGCCGCGGTATCGGCATTATTGACACCCTGCACCTCGTCGAAGTCGCTCGCGCCACGCAGTTCCTTACCAACTCTGGCGCGCTGTCGTCCGCAGACATCGCCAGCATTCACAGCTGGTTTGCTGACTACCTGACCTGGATGTCCACCTCAAAAAACGGACAGGACGAGCGCGATCAGAAAAACAACCACGGCTCCTGCTGGATCGCGCAGTATGCGGCCTTCTCGCAACTCATAGCCGACGAGCAACGCCTCGCCTGGTGCCGCGAGCGCTTCCGCAGCGTGCTCGTTCCAGACCAGATCGCCCCTGACGGCCGACTACCGCTCGAACTCGCCCGGACCAAGCCCTACAGCTACGCGCTCTTTGACCTCGACGTCCTCAGCACCATCTGCCAGCTCTGCTCCACACCCACCGATAATCTGTGGCGCTTTGAGACCCCCGACGGTCGCGGCATCGCCAAAGCGGTGGCGTTCATGGAGCCGTTTATTCGCGACAAATCCAGGTGGCCCTTCGCCAAAGACGTCGAGTTCTTTGACGATCTTCCCAACCGCCAACCTGCTCTGCTCTTCGCAGGCCTCGCCCTCCAGAAACGCGAGTACCTCCGCCTCTGGAAGACCCTCAACCCACAGCCGACCGTGCCGGAGATCGTCCGCAACTTTCCCATCCGCCAGCCTCTGCTTTGGGTGAACAAGCCCTCTCCCCAAAGCCTGTCCTCGCGGGTAAAATAA